A stretch of Roseovarius sp. M141 DNA encodes these proteins:
- a CDS encoding BamA/TamA family outer membrane protein encodes MKFRTDVSRLPKSLAIAVVTLFATGVGALDGVRFEVVGGDKKLAEALKSASLVEAASQDGRTGAQDIIAAANADYAKLLSVLYERGYYSGVINIFVDGREAGSLSPFADIEGVRDVAIRVDPGRPFTFGATRIDPIAPGTELPEGFATGQRARAPIVGKAVDAGIEGWREVGRAKAELADQSIVADHKSATLAADLALRPGPVVRFGELRQTTDSAVRPARLQQIAGLPTGERFSPDALETSAKRLRRTGAFKSVSLTEAEDLRAGDVMDIEMNIADEKPRRFGFGAEINSTEGVGLSAFWLHRNLLGGAERLRFDVGVGGIGSQTGGFEGGIDYELGARYERPATFGADTTLFIFGKIAREDEPNYLSDQATLGFGFSRIVTEQLTLEAGLALRYSDEQDSLGSREFFHLLLPVKATYDSRDVPLDPARGFYAQADVMPFVSLNGSDSGGRVYLDGRTYYQLDEGGMFTLAGRLQFGSILGASLADTPQEFLFYSGGGDTVRGQPYQSLGVPQGTGITGGRSFVGASAELRVDLAGNFDPVAFFDVGYIGAESVYDGSGRWQSGAGLGIRYATGIGPIRVDVGLPVTGSTGDGVQLYIGIGQAF; translated from the coding sequence GTGAAGTTCAGAACAGATGTGTCGCGTCTACCGAAATCCTTGGCTATCGCCGTTGTCACGTTGTTTGCAACTGGTGTCGGCGCCCTTGATGGTGTCCGTTTTGAGGTTGTGGGTGGCGACAAGAAGCTGGCCGAAGCGCTCAAAAGCGCATCCTTGGTCGAGGCAGCGAGTCAGGACGGCCGCACGGGTGCGCAGGATATCATCGCCGCCGCAAATGCCGACTATGCCAAGTTGCTGAGTGTTCTTTATGAAAGGGGTTATTATAGCGGCGTCATCAACATCTTCGTTGATGGGCGAGAGGCCGGATCGCTGTCACCCTTTGCCGATATCGAAGGCGTACGCGATGTGGCCATTCGCGTCGATCCGGGGCGCCCCTTCACCTTTGGCGCGACGCGAATTGACCCCATTGCACCGGGCACCGAACTGCCCGAGGGATTTGCCACAGGCCAGCGTGCCCGTGCGCCCATTGTGGGCAAGGCTGTCGACGCTGGCATCGAGGGCTGGCGCGAGGTGGGCCGGGCCAAGGCCGAGTTGGCCGATCAATCCATTGTCGCCGATCACAAAAGCGCCACCCTCGCCGCGGATCTGGCGCTGCGGCCCGGGCCGGTTGTGCGCTTTGGTGAATTGCGGCAGACCACCGACAGTGCCGTGCGTCCCGCGCGTTTACAACAGATCGCCGGGCTGCCAACGGGCGAGCGGTTTTCGCCCGACGCGTTGGAGACATCCGCCAAGCGTCTGCGCCGCACCGGTGCATTCAAATCGGTATCGCTGACCGAGGCAGAAGATCTGCGCGCTGGCGACGTCATGGATATCGAGATGAACATCGCGGATGAGAAACCGCGCCGCTTCGGCTTTGGCGCCGAGATCAACAGCACCGAGGGGGTGGGCCTGTCGGCATTCTGGCTGCACCGTAACCTTCTGGGCGGTGCCGAACGGCTGCGTTTTGACGTGGGGGTCGGCGGTATCGGTAGCCAGACAGGCGGCTTTGAGGGCGGCATCGATTACGAACTGGGCGCCCGGTACGAGCGTCCGGCGACTTTTGGCGCCGACACGACGCTGTTCATCTTTGGCAAGATCGCCCGCGAGGATGAGCCGAACTACCTGTCGGATCAGGCCACGCTGGGCTTTGGTTTTAGCAGAATCGTGACCGAGCAGCTGACCTTGGAGGCGGGGCTGGCCCTGCGGTATTCCGACGAACAGGATTCGCTGGGCAGCCGGGAATTTTTTCACCTGCTGCTACCTGTCAAGGCGACGTATGACAGCCGCGACGTACCGCTGGACCCGGCGCGCGGGTTCTATGCGCAGGCCGATGTGATGCCGTTTGTGTCACTGAATGGCAGCGATTCGGGCGGGCGGGTCTATCTGGATGGTCGGACCTATTACCAACTGGACGAAGGCGGGATGTTCACGCTGGCCGGGCGGTTACAGTTTGGCAGTATTCTGGGCGCCAGCCTGGCGGACACGCCGCAGGAATTCCTGTTTTATTCAGGTGGCGGCGATACCGTGCGCGGCCAGCCCTACCAATCGCTGGGCGTGCCGCAGGGGACAGGCATCACGGGCGGGCGCAGCTTTGTCGGGGCGTCTGCCGAACTGCGGGTGGATCTGGCCGGCAACTTCGATCCGGTGGCGTTCTTCGACGTGGGTTATATCGGCGCCGAAAGCGTTTACGACGGCAGTGGCCGCTGGCAGAGCGGTGCGGGCCTTGGCATTCGCTATGCAACGGGGATCGGGCCCATTCGTGTGGACGTGGGTCTGCCAGTGACAGGCAGCACCGGCGACGGCGTGCAACTATATATCGGCATCGGACAAGCGTTTTGA
- a CDS encoding CoxG family protein, with amino-acid sequence MQMSDTREISADKAIVWAALLNPEVLKECVPGASEVTGTPEDGFEAVVTQKVGPVKATFRGTVTVSNVVEGAALTLTGEGKGGAAGFAKGAANVRLDEADGITRLSYDVQAKVGGKLAQLGSRIVDGFAKKMADQFFTRLEEVIEGPKEADEAPEAEKKGWLKKLIS; translated from the coding sequence ATGCAGATGAGCGATACGCGCGAGATTTCGGCAGACAAGGCCATCGTCTGGGCCGCACTCCTCAATCCTGAGGTACTGAAGGAATGTGTGCCCGGCGCCTCCGAGGTGACAGGCACCCCCGAGGACGGGTTCGAGGCGGTCGTCACCCAAAAGGTCGGCCCGGTCAAGGCAACGTTCCGCGGGACCGTCACCGTTTCGAACGTGGTCGAGGGCGCCGCGCTGACCCTCACCGGCGAGGGCAAGGGCGGCGCGGCAGGCTTTGCCAAGGGCGCCGCCAATGTGCGGCTGGACGAGGCGGATGGCATCACCCGGCTCAGCTACGATGTCCAGGCCAAGGTGGGCGGCAAGCTGGCACAATTGGGCAGCCGTATCGTGGATGGTTTTGCCAAGAAGATGGCCGACCAGTTCTTTACCCGGCTCGAAGAGGTGATCGAAGGGCCGAAAGAGGCGGATGAGGCCCCCGAAGCCGAGAAAAAGGGCTGGCTGAAAAAGCTTATCAGCTAA
- a CDS encoding co-chaperone YbbN: MIELGGGTPAKDLIKDVAEADFMAEVVEMSQTVPVIVDFWAPWCGPCKTLGPALEAAVTKAGGAVRMAKVNVDENQAIAGQLQVQSLPTVYAFWQGQPIDGFQGAVPPSELDAFVGRVVAAAGGAAAEEDAGFGEAIVAADEMLDEGDAAGAAQTFAAILAEDPGNAAAFGGMARAHIALGELDQAEAILNGAPAEISSAPEIDAAHAQLSLARQAEGAGPIAELEAAVAANPADNQARYDLALALAAGGRSEEAVDHLLELFRRDPEWNEGAAKAQLFTIFDALKPNDPVATRGRRKLSSMIFV; encoded by the coding sequence ATGATAGAGCTAGGTGGCGGGACCCCCGCGAAAGATCTGATCAAGGACGTGGCCGAGGCCGATTTCATGGCCGAAGTGGTCGAGATGTCGCAGACGGTGCCTGTCATCGTCGACTTCTGGGCGCCGTGGTGCGGCCCGTGCAAGACGCTTGGTCCCGCACTGGAGGCGGCCGTGACCAAGGCGGGCGGTGCCGTGCGTATGGCCAAGGTCAATGTGGATGAGAATCAGGCCATTGCCGGGCAGTTGCAGGTGCAATCGCTCCCGACCGTTTATGCATTCTGGCAGGGCCAGCCCATCGACGGATTTCAGGGCGCTGTACCGCCGTCCGAACTGGATGCCTTTGTCGGGCGGGTGGTTGCCGCTGCTGGCGGGGCTGCCGCCGAAGAGGATGCGGGATTTGGCGAGGCGATCGTGGCTGCCGACGAAATGTTGGACGAAGGCGACGCCGCGGGCGCCGCGCAGACCTTTGCCGCGATTCTGGCCGAGGATCCGGGGAATGCCGCCGCATTCGGCGGGATGGCGCGCGCGCACATCGCCTTGGGCGAGCTGGATCAGGCCGAAGCCATCCTGAACGGTGCGCCTGCTGAAATCAGCAGCGCGCCCGAAATCGACGCGGCGCATGCCCAGCTGTCGCTGGCGCGGCAAGCCGAGGGGGCAGGCCCCATCGCCGAACTGGAGGCGGCAGTCGCGGCGAATCCGGCGGACAATCAGGCCCGCTATGATTTGGCGCTGGCGTTGGCCGCCGGTGGACGCAGCGAAGAGGCGGTCGATCACCTGCTGGAGTTGTTCCGCCGTGATCCCGAATGGAACGAGGGAGCAGCCAAGGCGCAGCTCTTCACCATTTTCGACGCGCTGAAGCCGAACGACCCTGTGGCGACGCGCGGTCGGCGCAAGCTGAGTTCGATGATTTTCGTTTGA
- a CDS encoding exodeoxyribonuclease III has product MSFTLATWNINSVRLRAPLVCKLLEEEAPDILCLQECKSPVDLIPVEDFAALGYTHMIARGQKGYNGVAILSKLPITDVGDQDFAALGHARHVAGQLEDGTIIHNFYVPAGGDVPDRTVNDKFGQKLDYLTEMRDWFRAERPERSILVGDLNIAPREDDVWSHKQLLKVVSHTPIEVEHLENAMEAGGWADVTRADIPEGQLYSWWSYRARDWDAADKGRRLDHVWATGDIATAAHSSRVLRAARGWEKPSDHAPVFATFDL; this is encoded by the coding sequence ATGTCCTTTACGCTTGCCACATGGAATATCAACTCGGTCCGGCTGCGCGCGCCGCTGGTCTGCAAGCTGCTGGAGGAAGAGGCGCCCGATATCCTGTGTCTTCAGGAATGCAAAAGCCCGGTCGATCTGATCCCCGTCGAGGATTTCGCGGCACTCGGCTATACCCACATGATCGCGCGCGGGCAAAAGGGGTATAACGGCGTCGCCATCCTGTCAAAGCTGCCGATCACGGATGTCGGAGATCAGGATTTCGCGGCATTGGGCCACGCGCGCCACGTCGCGGGGCAGCTGGAGGACGGCACGATCATCCACAATTTCTATGTCCCCGCAGGCGGCGATGTGCCGGACCGCACGGTGAACGACAAGTTCGGGCAGAAGTTGGATTACCTGACCGAGATGCGCGACTGGTTCCGGGCCGAGCGGCCTGAACGATCGATCCTCGTGGGCGATCTGAACATTGCACCGCGCGAGGATGATGTGTGGAGCCACAAGCAGCTGCTGAAGGTTGTCAGCCATACGCCAATTGAGGTCGAGCATCTGGAAAACGCGATGGAGGCCGGCGGCTGGGCTGATGTCACGCGCGCCGATATTCCGGAGGGGCAGCTGTATAGCTGGTGGTCTTACCGGGCCAGGGATTGGGATGCCGCCGACAAGGGGCGGCGGCTGGATCATGTCTGGGCGACGGGTGATATCGCGACTGCGGCCCATTCCAGCCGCGTTCTGCGCGCGGCGCGGGGTTGGGAAAAGCCCAGCGATCACGCGCCTGTTTTTGCCACATTCGATTTATGA
- a CDS encoding translocation/assembly module TamB domain-containing protein, with translation MTKTMTARFAQIAVLVLLLALPYGAAAQDDRGLLQGFIEDNLSTEGRTVHIEGFAGALSSEASLKLLTIADEDGVWLTLKDVTLNWSRLALLRGRLQVAKLTAGEILVPRLPKPQEGIDIPDAEAKGFSLPDLPVAVNVDEIAAEKIVLGAPLLGEEVSLSLDGSLQLDDGVGSAKLNVIRLDRDGDKVVLDVSYSNADHRLGVDLTVTEDEGGLASTLMGIPGAPSLKLTVAGDAPLDDFTAQIGLDTDGERRIGGTVAVQSPAPNPETPDAPAPLTFSADIGGDIAPVFAPEYRAFFGRDIALVVRGSKPADGGLGIDTLSLKSAALVLDGSLELDADNWPRSFDLTGRIASQDGAPVLLPLSGPKTTLEGAQLALTYDRAKGDAWRLSLDGQGLVRDDLTLEAAQIKGGGTLVQGDGNGPGQVDGALDLSATGLALSDPDLKAALGDALSGDIVFDWTQGAPFRLTTLALNGQDFSIDGNAEVTGLAKPMAPRLSASVALKAADLARFAGLSGTDLQGAADVQIDAVTTPMDGALEVSVRGTAQDLAVGQPRLDPLLTGRTVLKLDARRGKDGTFVDQLRVTSPATDLTASVAWKSDGSTADLALALNDAALIAPGLTGPAKLRVDADQAGNVWTIRAGASGPGEAVLTADGTVDVVGGKPGLFEGSATIAASDFSRYSDIAGRDLGGAASVLVEARGNAADLSGQVEVQMTGQDLSVGIDAADRILRGSSSARIDAQRSADGALTLSKGVLTTPQINATVQGFYAADGAGEVTADVTGSDLNIGIAQVDRLLRGKSSAHVEALRSADGGVSLRAGRVQTAQIDATASGFMAANGAAEANVDVTGNNIAIGIAQVDSLLRGRSSLKADVARKPDGTLVISGADLNTPQVTAAVSGTVGTDGGAAAQFDVRLANVGLLAPGIQGPGTAKGTVRGDGSGYIIDTDATGPAGIAAKVTGRIGNDGNLNLDAQGKVPLALADVFISPRRLSGIANFDLAVNGPPAISSVTGTVTTNGAGLALPKIKLALQGINASVRLTGGAAQIDASAGVNTGGRLAANGRIGLSAPFQADLAVELQEVGVTDPGLYATTANGRITFNGPATGGANIAGAINLGEVNVQIPSGSLTAGVDLPGLQHINEPAAVRRTRAFADMLSSGGEGGPGTGNGNGGPVYGLDVRVNAPARIFIRGRGLDAELGGALRLRGSTAQVIPEGQFDLLRGRLDILGKRLDLTEGYLRMQGSFVPFLHLVAQTTSGDVQILIGIDGPANEPEITFTSQPELPEDQVVSQLIFGRDLSQISAFQAIQLASAVASLAGKGGGGVVGKLRKGVGLDNLDVTTGEDGTTEVKAGKYLSENIYSEVEVDSDGQTQINLNLQINKRLKAKGSFGADGNSGLGVFFEKDY, from the coding sequence GTGACCAAGACAATGACCGCCCGTTTCGCGCAGATCGCCGTTTTGGTGCTGCTGTTGGCCCTGCCGTATGGCGCCGCTGCTCAGGATGATCGCGGGCTGCTGCAAGGTTTTATCGAAGATAACCTGTCGACCGAAGGCCGGACGGTGCATATCGAAGGCTTTGCCGGCGCGCTGTCCAGTGAGGCATCGCTGAAATTGCTGACCATCGCGGACGAGGATGGCGTGTGGCTGACTCTCAAGGATGTCACGCTGAACTGGAGCCGCCTTGCGCTGCTGCGCGGGCGCTTGCAGGTGGCCAAGCTGACGGCGGGCGAAATCCTGGTGCCGCGCCTGCCCAAACCGCAGGAAGGCATCGACATTCCCGATGCCGAGGCCAAGGGATTTTCCCTGCCCGATCTGCCTGTCGCCGTGAATGTGGACGAGATCGCGGCAGAAAAAATCGTGCTGGGTGCGCCGCTGTTGGGTGAAGAGGTCAGCCTGTCGCTGGATGGATCGCTGCAACTGGATGATGGCGTTGGCAGTGCCAAGCTGAACGTCATCCGGCTGGACAGGGACGGGGATAAGGTCGTGCTGGATGTCAGCTATTCCAACGCCGATCACCGGCTGGGAGTCGACCTGACCGTGACCGAGGACGAGGGCGGATTGGCCTCGACGCTGATGGGTATCCCCGGCGCGCCCTCGCTGAAACTGACGGTTGCGGGCGACGCCCCGCTGGATGACTTTACCGCCCAGATCGGTCTGGACACCGATGGCGAGCGGCGTATCGGCGGTACCGTTGCGGTGCAATCCCCCGCGCCGAACCCCGAGACGCCGGATGCACCCGCACCGCTGACATTTTCCGCCGACATCGGCGGCGATATCGCACCGGTCTTTGCGCCTGAATACCGCGCTTTCTTTGGCCGCGACATCGCGCTTGTGGTGCGCGGGTCCAAGCCTGCGGATGGGGGGCTTGGAATTGACACGTTGTCGTTGAAATCGGCGGCACTGGTGCTGGACGGCAGTTTAGAGCTGGACGCGGACAATTGGCCGCGCAGCTTTGATTTGACCGGGCGCATCGCCTCGCAGGATGGCGCGCCGGTGCTGTTGCCGCTGAGTGGGCCGAAGACGACGCTGGAGGGTGCCCAACTGGCGCTGACTTATGACCGCGCCAAGGGCGACGCATGGCGCCTGTCGCTGGATGGCCAGGGGTTGGTGCGGGACGATTTGACACTGGAGGCCGCCCAGATCAAGGGCGGCGGCACGCTGGTGCAGGGCGATGGAAATGGGCCGGGCCAAGTGGATGGCGCGCTGGATCTTTCAGCGACCGGCCTCGCGCTGAGCGACCCGGATCTGAAGGCGGCGCTGGGCGATGCGCTGAGCGGTGATATCGTTTTTGACTGGACGCAGGGCGCCCCGTTTCGCCTGACCACGCTGGCGCTGAACGGGCAGGATTTCAGCATTGATGGCAATGCCGAAGTCACCGGCCTGGCAAAACCCATGGCGCCGCGCCTGTCAGCATCCGTCGCGCTGAAGGCGGCTGATCTGGCGCGTTTTGCGGGCCTTTCTGGCACCGATCTGCAAGGGGCGGCCGACGTACAGATCGATGCGGTGACAACCCCGATGGACGGCGCCTTGGAGGTTTCGGTTCGCGGTACGGCGCAGGATCTGGCTGTCGGCCAGCCCCGGTTGGACCCGCTACTGACGGGACGTACGGTCCTGAAACTGGACGCGCGGCGTGGCAAGGACGGCACGTTCGTGGATCAGTTGCGCGTGACCTCGCCCGCGACTGATCTGACGGCCAGTGTCGCGTGGAAATCCGACGGCTCCACCGCTGATCTGGCACTGGCGCTGAATGACGCGGCATTGATTGCGCCGGGCCTGACAGGACCGGCCAAGCTGAGGGTGGACGCCGATCAGGCCGGCAATGTCTGGACCATCCGTGCGGGCGCATCCGGCCCCGGCGAGGCGGTTCTGACGGCAGATGGAACGGTTGATGTGGTCGGGGGCAAGCCGGGCCTTTTCGAGGGTTCCGCCACAATTGCCGCAAGCGATTTCTCGCGCTACTCGGATATCGCGGGCCGCGATCTGGGCGGTGCGGCCAGCGTGCTGGTTGAAGCGCGCGGAAATGCTGCCGATCTCAGCGGGCAGGTCGAGGTTCAGATGACCGGCCAGGATCTGTCGGTCGGTATCGACGCGGCGGACCGGATCCTGCGCGGGTCATCCAGCGCCCGCATCGACGCGCAGCGCAGCGCCGATGGCGCGCTGACGCTGAGCAAGGGCGTGCTGACGACACCGCAGATCAATGCCACAGTGCAAGGGTTCTACGCCGCAGATGGGGCGGGCGAGGTAACTGCCGATGTGACCGGCAGCGATCTGAACATCGGTATCGCGCAGGTCGACCGCCTGCTGCGCGGCAAATCCAGTGCCCATGTCGAGGCGCTGCGCAGCGCGGATGGTGGGGTTAGCCTGCGCGCCGGTCGGGTGCAAACGGCGCAGATCGACGCAACGGCCAGCGGGTTTATGGCGGCCAATGGCGCCGCCGAGGCCAACGTTGACGTCACCGGCAACAACATCGCCATCGGCATCGCGCAGGTGGACAGCCTGCTGCGTGGCCGCTCGTCGCTGAAGGCTGATGTGGCGCGCAAGCCCGACGGCACGCTGGTCATCAGCGGCGCTGATCTGAACACACCGCAGGTAACTGCCGCTGTATCCGGAACGGTCGGAACCGACGGAGGCGCTGCGGCGCAGTTCGACGTGCGGCTGGCCAATGTCGGGCTGTTGGCGCCGGGCATTCAGGGGCCTGGAACGGCCAAGGGCACGGTCCGCGGCGACGGGTCGGGCTATATCATCGACACCGACGCGACCGGCCCCGCGGGCATCGCGGCCAAGGTGACAGGCCGGATCGGCAATGACGGCAATCTGAACCTGGACGCGCAGGGCAAGGTGCCGCTGGCGCTGGCGGATGTCTTTATCAGTCCGCGCCGCCTGTCGGGCATCGCCAATTTCGATCTGGCGGTGAACGGCCCGCCCGCGATCTCATCCGTGACGGGAACTGTCACAACGAACGGCGCCGGGCTGGCGCTGCCCAAGATCAAGCTGGCGCTGCAGGGCATCAATGCCAGTGTTCGCCTGACCGGCGGCGCCGCGCAGATCGACGCGAGCGCAGGGGTCAATACCGGTGGGCGGTTGGCGGCGAACGGGCGCATCGGCCTGAGCGCGCCGTTTCAGGCGGATCTGGCGGTGGAGCTTCAGGAGGTCGGCGTAACCGATCCGGGGCTTTACGCGACGACGGCGAACGGGCGCATCACGTTCAACGGTCCGGCGACGGGCGGCGCGAACATCGCCGGTGCGATCAATCTTGGCGAGGTTAACGTGCAAATTCCCAGCGGCTCCCTGACCGCAGGCGTCGATTTGCCGGGACTCCAGCATATCAATGAGCCTGCCGCCGTGCGCCGCACCCGGGCATTCGCCGACATGCTGAGCAGCGGTGGTGAGGGCGGGCCGGGCACCGGCAACGGCAACGGTGGGCCTGTCTACGGGCTGGATGTGCGGGTGAACGCGCCAGCACGCATATTCATCCGGGGCCGTGGCCTCGACGCCGAATTGGGCGGCGCGCTGCGCCTGCGCGGCAGCACTGCGCAGGTGATCCCCGAGGGGCAGTTCGACCTGCTGCGCGGGCGGCTTGATATTCTGGGCAAACGGTTGGACCTGACCGAGGGATACCTGCGCATGCAGGGCAGTTTTGTGCCGTTCCTGCACCTAGTCGCACAGACCACCAGCGGCGATGTGCAGATCCTCATCGGTATTGACGGCCCCGCGAACGAACCCGAGATTACCTTTACGTCGCAGCCGGAACTGCCGGAGGATCAGGTCGTATCGCAGCTGATCTTCGGGCGCGACCTCAGCCAGATTTCGGCCTTTCAGGCGATTCAGCTGGCCTCGGCTGTGGCATCGTTGGCCGGCAAGGGCGGCGGCGGCGTGGTGGGCAAGCTGCGCAAGGGCGTTGGTCTGGACAACCTCGACGTGACAACAGGCGAGGACGGCACGACCGAGGTGAAGGCGGGCAAGTACCTGTCTGAAAATATTTATTCCGAGGTCGAGGTCGATTCAGATGGCCAGACGCAGATCAACCTGAATCTTCAGATCAACAAGCGGCTGAAGGCCAAGGGCAGCTTTGGCGCCGATGGCAACAGCGGTCTGGGTGTGTTCTTTGAGAAAGATTATTGA
- a CDS encoding Trm112 family protein: MSAKEGGPEFDRRMLEALICPQTHQRLEYDAAARELISRSAGLAFPIRAGIPILLISEGRELD; encoded by the coding sequence ATGAGTGCGAAAGAAGGCGGTCCCGAATTTGACAGGCGTATGCTGGAGGCGCTGATTTGCCCGCAGACCCACCAGCGACTGGAGTATGATGCGGCGGCTCGGGAACTGATCAGCCGCTCGGCCGGTTTGGCCTTTCCGATCAGGGCGGGCATTCCGATCCTGCTGATCAGCGAGGGGCGCGAACTGGATTGA
- a CDS encoding response regulator transcription factor: MAQLKKILLVDDDEDLREALGEQLVMTEDFDVFEAGNGAEAMTHAKDANYDLIILDVGLPDTDGRELCRLMRKQGVKSPILMLTGHDGDADTILGLDAGANDYVTKPFKFPVLLARIRAQLRQHEQSEDAVFQLGPYTFKPALKMLIAEGDRKVRLTEKETNILKYLYRATDGVVARDELLHEVWGYNAGVTTHTLETHIYRLRQKIEPDPSNARLLVTESGGYRLLS; encoded by the coding sequence ATGGCACAGCTGAAGAAAATACTGCTGGTGGATGACGACGAGGATCTGCGCGAGGCGCTGGGCGAGCAACTGGTGATGACCGAGGATTTCGACGTGTTCGAGGCCGGCAACGGCGCCGAGGCGATGACGCATGCCAAGGATGCGAACTATGATCTGATCATCCTCGATGTCGGCCTGCCTGACACCGACGGGCGCGAATTGTGCCGCCTGATGCGCAAGCAGGGCGTCAAAAGCCCGATCCTGATGCTGACCGGCCATGACGGCGACGCCGACACCATTCTGGGCCTTGATGCGGGCGCCAATGACTACGTGACCAAGCCGTTCAAGTTTCCCGTTCTTCTGGCCCGGATCCGTGCGCAGCTGCGCCAGCATGAGCAGTCCGAGGACGCGGTGTTCCAACTGGGGCCATATACCTTCAAGCCGGCGCTCAAGATGCTGATCGCAGAAGGCGACCGCAAGGTGCGCCTGACCGAGAAAGAGACGAATATCCTCAAGTATCTCTACCGTGCCACCGATGGCGTCGTGGCCCGCGACGAGCTGCTGCACGAGGTCTGGGGATATAACGCCGGCGTGACCACCCACACGCTGGAAACGCATATCTATCGCCTGCGCCAGAAGATCGAGCCAGACCCGTCGAACGCGCGCCTTCTGGTGACCGAAAGCGGGGGCTATCGCCTGCTGTCGTAA
- a CDS encoding ABC transporter ATP-binding protein — MAAIVDVQNMGKVYDGGHVALKDVSLKIEEGEIIALLGPNGAGKTTLISALCGIVTPSSGRATVGGHDVVTGYRKARAMIGLVPQEIALEPFEKVINTVRFSRGLFGKTRDDALIEKILRQLSLWDKRASRIRELSGGMKRRVLIAKALCHEPRVLFLDEPTAGVDVELRRDMWQIVEDLRKSGVTIILTTHYIEEAEAIADRIAVINKGQILLVEPKADLMARMGQKTLRIDLMEPLETVPKALAQYDVTLSGDGASLNYTYDTGGERTGITRLLQSLAAEGLALRDIHTKQSSLEEIFVGLIKEGEA, encoded by the coding sequence ATGGCGGCGATCGTTGACGTGCAGAATATGGGCAAGGTCTATGACGGTGGGCACGTCGCGCTCAAGGACGTGTCGCTTAAGATCGAAGAGGGCGAGATCATCGCACTGCTCGGCCCCAACGGCGCGGGCAAGACGACGCTGATCTCGGCGCTGTGCGGTATCGTCACGCCCTCCAGCGGGCGCGCGACGGTGGGCGGGCATGACGTGGTCACAGGCTATCGCAAGGCGCGCGCGATGATCGGGCTTGTGCCGCAGGAAATTGCGCTGGAGCCGTTCGAGAAGGTCATCAACACGGTGCGCTTTTCGCGCGGCCTGTTCGGCAAGACCCGCGACGACGCGCTGATCGAAAAGATCCTGCGCCAGCTCAGCCTGTGGGACAAACGCGCATCGCGCATCCGCGAATTGTCGGGCGGGATGAAGCGCCGCGTCCTGATCGCCAAGGCGCTGTGCCACGAACCGCGCGTTCTGTTCCTGGACGAACCGACCGCCGGTGTCGATGTCGAGCTACGCCGCGATATGTGGCAAATCGTCGAAGATCTGCGCAAATCCGGCGTGACCATCATCCTGACCACGCATTACATCGAAGAGGCCGAGGCGATTGCCGACCGCATCGCCGTCATCAACAAGGGCCAGATCCTATTGGTTGAACCCAAGGCCGATCTGATGGCGCGCATGGGGCAGAAAACCCTGCGCATCGACCTGATGGAGCCGCTGGAGACAGTGCCAAAGGCGCTGGCGCAGTATGACGTGACGCTGTCGGGCGACGGCGCATCCCTCAACTACACGTATGACACAGGCGGCGAGCGGACGGGCATCACGCGCCTGTTGCAATCGCTGGCCGCCGAGGGGCTGGCGCTACGCGACATCCACACCAAGCAAAGCAGCCTCGAAGAGATTTTCGTCGGGCTGATCAAGGAGGGCGAGGCATGA
- a CDS encoding LON peptidase substrate-binding domain-containing protein, with protein MTLKADLPDLIPIFPLTGALLLPRARMPLHLFEPRYLAMLDDALKTPQRLIGMVQPNKVPGRAGHGLQTIGCAGRVTQFSETEDGRYMVTLAGMSRFRVIEEVEGFTPYRRARISWSGFERDRGPGEDDPSFDRVAFLATLAQYFDAQDLQTDWDSLKEADDELLINSLSMLLGFEPEDKQALLEAPSLSTRRETLMTLIEFSMRGGDSEGVLQ; from the coding sequence ATGACGCTCAAGGCCGATCTTCCAGATCTTATTCCGATCTTTCCGCTGACGGGTGCGCTGCTGCTGCCGCGCGCCCGGATGCCCCTGCATCTGTTCGAGCCGCGCTATCTGGCGATGCTGGACGACGCGCTGAAAACGCCTCAACGTCTGATCGGAATGGTTCAGCCCAACAAGGTGCCGGGCCGGGCCGGGCACGGGCTTCAGACGATAGGCTGCGCCGGGCGGGTCACTCAGTTTTCCGAGACGGAGGACGGGCGCTACATGGTGACGCTGGCAGGCATGTCGCGGTTTCGCGTGATCGAGGAGGTGGAGGGATTCACCCCCTACAGGCGCGCGCGCATATCGTGGTCCGGGTTTGAACGCGATCGCGGCCCGGGCGAGGATGATCCCAGCTTTGACCGCGTTGCGTTTCTGGCGACCCTGGCGCAGTATTTTGATGCGCAGGATTTGCAGACCGATTGGGACAGTCTGAAAGAGGCCGATGACGAGTTGCTGATAAATTCGCTGTCGATGCTGCTGGGATTCGAGCCGGAGGACAAGCAGGCGCTGCTGGAGGCGCCCTCGCTGAGCACGCGGCGCGAGACCCTGATGACGCTGATCGAATTTTCCATGCGCGGCGGTGACAGCGAAGGAGTGTTGCAATGA